A single window of Colletotrichum higginsianum IMI 349063 chromosome 8, whole genome shotgun sequence DNA harbors:
- a CDS encoding OTU-like cysteine protease, producing the protein MRARYKGPGGTGVVSLEDTATVGDLFNEIKDKTGIADFNLKYGWPLQTLTLGQKDVNAKDLGLNGQSFSIEPAQPRAITPPPAALPVASRGVEAGGPAVKKARLDSDADATPSDISIPWPERESTLLLRVMPDDNSCLFTAFGGAIPGKQLEAKELRKMVADYIRQHPDDYPEAVLDMPVEKYIRTIQDPERWGGAIELGIFSDLFDLEVVAFDVKSQSPLRFGENKDSRCILVYSGIHYDRIACSPSEPPYTHSDLPPELDRTNWSTSDDEILDKTRALIRKLHEMHYFTDTTEFLLRCTVPGCDWLGSGQNEANKHAKASGHSGFSEIKDEPSGHGAAGAAAGFGDSALRKCNAPGCEWLGTGLTEASIHTGETGHTSMAEIPDF; encoded by the exons ATGAGGGCTAGATACAAGGGTCCGGGAGGCACCGGCGTCGTCTCCCTTGAGGATACCGCCACCGTTGGTGACCTCTTCAACGAAATCAAAGACAAGACGGGAATCGCAGACTTTAACCTCAAATACGGATGGCCTCTCCAAACCCTGACCCTCGGGCAGAAGGACGTCAATGCCAAGGACCTAGGTTTAAATGGACAGTCTTTCAGCATTGAGCCCGCCCAGCCCCGAGCCATCACCCCTCCGCCCGCTGCTCTTCCCGTCGCCTCGCGAGGTGTGGAAGCTGGCGGTCCGGCAGTTAAGAAGGCCCGCCTCGACTCAGATGCCGATGCGACCCCATCCGACATCAGCATCCCCTGGCCGGAGCGCGAGTCGACTTTGC TCCTTCGGGTCATGCCGGACGATAACAGCTGTCTCTTCACCGCCTTCGGCGGCGCCATACCTGGCAAGCAGCTCGAAGCCAAGGAGCTCCGCAAGATGGTCGCAGACTACATCCGCCAGCACCCAGACGACTACcccgaggccgtcctcgacatGCCAGTGGAGAAGTACATCCGCACGATCCAGGACCCCGAGCGCTggggcggcgccatcgagctGGGCATCTTCTCGGACCTTTTCGACCTCGAGGTAGTCGCTTTTGACGTCAAGTCTCAGAGCCCGCTCCGCTTCGGCGAGAACAAAGATTCGCGCTGCATCCTCGTCTATTCGGGTATCCACTACGACCGCATCGCCTGTAGCCCCTCGGAGCCGCCTTACACTCACTCCGACCTGCCCCCTGAGCTCGACCGCACCAACTGGAGCACCTCAGACGACGAGATCCTCGATAAGACGCGCGCCCTCATCCGCAAGCTGCACGAGATGCACTATTTCACCGACACCACCGAGTTTCTGCTGCGTTGCACCGTCCCGGGCTGCGATTGGCTTGGCAGCGGTCAGAATGAGGCCAACAAGCACGCCAAAGCGAGTGGTCACTCTGGTTTCAGTGAGATCAAAGATGAGCCTTCTGGTCATGGTGCTGCCGGTGCCGcggccggcttcggcgaTAGCGCTCTTCGCAAGTGCAACGCTCCCGGTTGCGAGTGGTTAGGTACTGGTCTCACCGAAGCCAGCATTCACACTGGCGAGACGGGACACACTTCGATGGCCGAGATTCCCGACTTTTGA
- a CDS encoding Acetamidase/Formamidase, with protein MGKTGIRAANKVSLDKPASEQPGLHIGNNDSADDVLNVDLTKIHYLSGPFEVEDAQPGDLLLVEIMDVQPFEDHPWGFTGVFDKNNGGGFLDEIYPTPAKAIWDFEGIYCTSRHIPHVKFAGLIHPGILGCAPSAEVLDTWNTREGELIAANKLERDVAKPPEPVNVHAGGADEALTERVGKHGARTIPGRPEHGGNCDIKNLSRGSKVYLPVHVAGAKFSVGDLHFSQGDGEISFCGAIEMAGVITINFKVIKNGVADLGLKSPIYIPGPVEPQFGPGRHIYFEGFSVDEHGKQHYLDVTVAYRQTCLRVIEYLRRFGYSDYQTYLLMSCAPIQGHIAGIVDIPNACTTIGLPMDIFDFDISPALGKVEKRDMGKCAFVTGVTEGKVEKGGENSEHSFGGGLTYRKSS; from the exons ATGGGCAAAACTGGTATCCGTGCCGCGAACAAGGTCAGCTTGGACAAGCCGGCTTCTGAGCAGCCTGGCCTGCAT ATCGGCAATAATGACTCGGCAGATGACGTGCTCAATGTCGACCTGACCAAGATTCACTACCTCAGCGGGCCTTTCGAGGTTGAGGATGCCCAGCCGGGTGACCTGCTGCTCGTCGAGATCATGGATGTCCAGCCGTTCGAGGACCATCCGTGGGGGTTCACGGGCGTGTTTGACAAGAACAACGGTGGCGGCTTTTTGGATGAGATTTATCCTACCCC TGCCAAGGCCATCTGGGATTTTGAGGGCATCTACTGCACCTCGCGACACATCCCCCACGTCAAGTTCGCGGGGCTCATCCACCCGGGCATTCTAGGCTGCGCGCCCTCAGCCGAGGTGCTCGACACGTGGAACACGCGCGAGGGGGAactcatcgccgccaacaagCTCGAGCGTGACGTCGCGAAGCCCCCCGAGCCCGTCAACGTccacgccggcggcgccgacgaagcACTCACCGAGAGGGTCGGCAAACACGGTGCCCGGACGATTCCTGGACGGCCTGAGCACGGCGGGAACTGCGA TATCAAGAACTTGAGCAGGGGTAGTAAGGTCTACCTACCCGTCCatgtcgccggcgccaagtTCAGCGTTGGCGACCTACATTTCTCCC AGGGCGACGGAGAAATCTCCTTctgcggcgccatcgagatGGCGGGcgtcatcaccatcaacTTCAAGGTCATTAAgaacggcgtcgccgacctgGGTCTCAAATCACCCATCTACATCCCCGGCCCTGTCGAGCCGCAGTTCGGCCCCGGGCGGCACATCTATTTCGAAGGATTCTCTGTTGACGAGCACGGAAAGCAGCACTACCTTGACGTCACTGTCGCCTACAGGCAGACGTGTCTTC GCGTCATCGAATACCTTCGCCGCTTCGGCTACAGTGATTACCAGACCTACCTCCTCATGTCGTGTGCGCCGATCCAGGGGCACATCGCCGGCATTGTCGACATCCCCAACGCGTGTACGACCATCGGCCTCCCAATGGACATTTTCGACTTTGACATCTCGCCCGCGCTTggcaaggtcgagaagcGCGACATGGGAAAATGTGCTTTCGTGACGGGCGTCACCGAGGGCAAGGTCGAGAAAGGCGGGGAGAACAGCGAGCATAGCTTCGGTGGCGGGCTGACGTATAGAAAGAGCTCGTAG